In a single window of the Spirochaeta isovalerica genome:
- a CDS encoding sulfide/dihydroorotate dehydrogenase-like FAD/NAD-binding protein, translating into MNKIIRKIQLSDDVFQMEIEAPLIAEERKAGQFIILIVSEEFGERIPLTIAGADEEKGTITIIFQAVGDSTKELGKKSEGDYIDSLLGPLGKATHIVKYDKPVVCVGGGIGVAPLRPIVEAFKKAGNEVISIIGARNKDLLILEDEIRAYSDEVIICTDDGSYGRKDLVTAPLKEICESRDPAEVVAIGPPVMMKFCALTTKPYKVKTTVSLNTIMIDGTGMCGGCRVTVGDETKFVCVDGPEFDGHLVDFDNMINRLNTYKHQEEEHNCRIGLDSKGGEK; encoded by the coding sequence ATGAACAAAATTATAAGAAAAATTCAATTATCCGACGACGTCTTTCAGATGGAGATTGAGGCACCCCTGATCGCCGAAGAGAGAAAAGCCGGTCAGTTTATCATTCTAATCGTCAGCGAGGAGTTCGGAGAAAGAATTCCCCTGACTATTGCCGGAGCTGATGAAGAGAAGGGAACCATAACCATCATCTTCCAGGCTGTTGGCGATTCGACAAAAGAACTGGGGAAAAAATCGGAAGGCGACTACATCGACAGTCTGCTCGGACCACTGGGCAAAGCGACCCATATTGTCAAATACGACAAGCCCGTCGTCTGCGTCGGCGGAGGAATCGGTGTCGCTCCCTTGAGACCGATTGTGGAAGCTTTCAAAAAAGCAGGGAACGAGGTGATCTCCATTATCGGAGCCAGAAACAAAGATCTTCTGATTCTGGAAGATGAAATCCGGGCTTATTCCGATGAGGTGATCATTTGTACCGACGACGGATCCTACGGACGGAAAGACCTTGTAACCGCGCCATTGAAAGAGATCTGCGAAAGCCGCGATCCCGCCGAAGTCGTAGCCATAGGGCCGCCGGTCATGATGAAATTCTGCGCTCTCACCACCAAACCTTACAAGGTGAAAACCACAGTCTCGCTCAACACCATTATGATCGACGGAACGGGAATGTGCGGCGGCTGCCGGGTCACGGTCGGAGACGAAACCAAATTCGTCTGCGTCGACGGACCGGAGTTCGATGGGCATCTTGTGGATTTCGACAACATGATCAACAGGCTCAATACATACAAACATCAGGAAGAGGAACACAACTGCCGCATCGGCCTGGACAGCAAAGGAGGGGAGAAATAA
- a CDS encoding iron-containing alcohol dehydrogenase, which produces MKNFQYYNPVRVVFGKGTIRELKKLLRDKSKILFLYGGGSIKKNGVYDQVVEALKGKDFIEYSGIQANPDYEDCMNCVLLAEKENVDFILSVGGGSVLDAAKFIAAAIYYEGGEPWEILIGKGRIKKALPLGSVLTLPATGSEMNANSVISRREIGEKRAFSSPHVYPEFSILDPETTYSLSKRQVANGIVDAWVHVLEQYMTTSLDSPLQDRQAEAVLLTLLEEGPKAVLSNKDYEVQANIMWCSTNALNGLIGCGVDQDWATHGIGHELTALYGIDHARTLAVVLPGLLSLMRKQKEQKLLQYAERIWGISMGDTNVRIDEAIARTCLFFESLGVDTRYSDLGIDEDAPEKIAARIDGRNEVFGEGQNIRGPEIIKILKNLKD; this is translated from the coding sequence ATGAAAAATTTCCAATATTATAACCCGGTCAGAGTCGTCTTCGGAAAAGGAACCATAAGAGAGTTGAAAAAGCTTTTGCGCGATAAGAGCAAGATTCTCTTCCTCTACGGCGGCGGTTCGATCAAGAAAAACGGCGTATACGATCAGGTCGTCGAGGCATTAAAAGGCAAGGACTTTATAGAATACAGCGGGATACAGGCCAATCCCGATTACGAAGACTGCATGAACTGCGTCCTTCTGGCGGAAAAGGAGAATGTTGATTTCATTCTCTCCGTAGGAGGGGGATCGGTTCTCGATGCGGCGAAGTTCATCGCCGCGGCTATTTACTACGAAGGCGGGGAGCCATGGGAAATTCTCATCGGCAAAGGGAGGATTAAAAAGGCTCTTCCCCTCGGTTCCGTATTGACGCTTCCGGCGACGGGCTCGGAAATGAATGCCAATTCTGTCATCTCCAGACGGGAGATCGGAGAAAAGCGGGCATTCAGCAGTCCCCATGTATATCCCGAGTTTTCCATTCTCGATCCCGAAACAACTTACAGCCTCTCGAAGCGTCAGGTAGCAAACGGAATCGTCGATGCCTGGGTTCATGTGCTTGAACAGTATATGACGACAAGTCTCGATTCACCTCTTCAGGACAGACAGGCGGAAGCCGTGCTGCTCACTCTGCTGGAAGAAGGACCGAAAGCCGTTCTCAGCAATAAGGATTATGAAGTCCAGGCCAATATTATGTGGTGTTCCACAAACGCTTTGAACGGTTTGATCGGCTGCGGCGTGGATCAGGATTGGGCCACCCACGGCATCGGACATGAACTGACCGCTCTTTACGGCATCGATCATGCCCGGACTCTCGCAGTTGTTCTTCCCGGTCTATTATCATTAATGAGAAAACAAAAGGAACAGAAACTTCTGCAGTATGCCGAGCGAATCTGGGGAATCTCCATGGGCGACACCAATGTGAGGATCGATGAAGCCATAGCCAGAACCTGTCTTTTCTTCGAGTCTCTGGGAGTTGATACCCGCTATTCCGATCTGGGTATCGATGAAGATGCTCCTGAAAAAATAGCAGCCAGAATCGATGGAAGAAATGAAGTGTTCGGCGAGGGGCAGAATATCCGCGGTCCCGAAATCATCAAAATCCTGAAGAATCTTAAAGATTGA